A stretch of Dysidea avara chromosome 5, odDysAvar1.4, whole genome shotgun sequence DNA encodes these proteins:
- the LOC136255364 gene encoding phosphatidylinositol 4,5-bisphosphate 5-phosphatase A-like has product MASINTTSSLTLSVITWNLADITPDPSGIEELFLPQPDVASVGTSSDLLIIGLQEAPHAISAVVSADHLVDLFGNYLSPKGFICATFNRMSITPGLWGLLTMIFVKAPLLCYIRGVDSLTTRTGVGGLVGNKGASSVRLVLGRTTLCFVNCHLVPHSENNSKRVQEIKYIMEAQYFERSVTSHFTLGMHMSGHDIVFLFGDLNFRLEGRTFDEVHSVLTDSSEPDIDKLLKLDQLQLEQVKGADSESHLHDFIEAPITFIPSFKFEPNTDEYSRNRPPAWCDRILWRVHKKCLPKANDPNPVNLLRHIDYNLHKLPRISDHKAVSATFQLNINLESLIPNVIFHLSEWQIGYDANIMFDVMKGTVISFLPWDWIGLYPQNFSHIQKDYITYVYSPVRHGRLSEQQTFKVRMPGNTLPKSSGFYRLAYISRSQNCVLGMSPLFYIRPYVD; this is encoded by the coding sequence ATGGCTTCGATCAATACCACATCATCATTAACTCTATCAGTGATCACTTGGAACCTTGCAGACATCACTCCTGACCCCAGCGGGATAGAAGAGTTATTCCTCCCTCAGCCTGATGTAGCGTCAGTGGGTACCTCATCTGACCTGTTGATCATTGGACTACAAGAGGCGCCACATGCTATCTCTGCAGTTGTTAGTGCCGATCACTTAGTGGACTTGTTTGGTAACTACCTCTCTCCAAAAGGTTTCATTTGTGCAACCTTTAATCGTATGTCAATAACACCAGGATTATGGGGGCTACTGACAATGATCTTTGTTAAAGCACCGTTGTTGTGTTACATTAGAGGGGTGGATAGTCTAACTACTCGCACTGGAGTAGGAGGTCTGGTTGGGAACAAAGGTGCATCATCAGTGCGACTCGTCCTTGGTCGGACCACATTGTGTTTTGTAAACTGTCATCTTGTACCACACAGTGAGAACAATTCTAAAAGAGTCCAGGAAATTAAATACATCATGGAGGCACAGTATTTTGAGCGAAGTGTGACTTCTCACTTTACCCTTGGCATGCACATGTCAGGACATGATATAGTGTTCCTCTTTGGTGACCTCAACTTCCGACTAGAAGGAAGGACGTTTGATGAGGTGCACAGTGTTCTGACAGACAGCAGTGAACCAGACATTGACAAGTTACTGAAACTTGATCAACTACAACTTGAACAAGTGAAAGGTGCCGACAGTGAGTCACACCTTCATGATTTCATAGAGGCCCCTATTACTTTTATACCAAGCTTCAAGTTTGAACCAAACACTGATGAGTACAGCAGGAATCGTCCGCCTGCCTGGTGTGATAGGATACTATGGAGGGTACACAAGAAATGTCTACCTAAAGCTAATGATCCTAATCCAGTCAACCTGCTAAGACACATAGATTATAACCTTCATAAACTACCAAGGATCAGTGACCACAAAGCTGTTAGTGCAACCTTTCAGTTAAACATTAACTTGGAATCATTAATTCCTAATGTGATATTCCATTTAAGTGAATGGCAGATTGGCTATGATGCAAACATTATGTTTGATGTCATGAAGGGCACGGTGATATCATTTTTACCATGGGACTGGATAGGACTATATCCACAAAACTTTTCTCACATACAGAAGGATTATATTACGTATGTTTATTCACCTGTTCGTCATGGAAGGCTGAGTGAACAGCAGACATTCAAAGTGAGGATGCCAGGCAATACATTACCCAAGTCATCAGGTTTCTACCGACTGGCCTACATATCTCGGTCACAGAACTGTGTACTAGGAATGAGCCCACTATTTTATATACGACCATATGTCGATTAA
- the LOC136255382 gene encoding uncharacterized protein → MGTGASSRRPTDQPVSPRVTEKQELLDSPALLDLGHGTIRYRHNDVKKAEDSSTQDKKTGYFYHPRIELSSADPDVNPESDYKCYYVFKGPPKMQGTKLYYVYGKGFDAKDSGLRKGPVRPTGKGFTWPKEYFPANSVFYDLQILYQAEDTADGTDDNTSVDMLAEEGSMNDNTLKFTLHSDDTLLTLKGKISLHNGLPLSLIHVQHDGQEVKSETVVGNLRPYVERGWNRFTVLLTPS, encoded by the exons ATGGGGACGGGGGCTTCATCACGGAGGCCAACAGACCAGCCCGTTAGCCCTAGAGTGACTGAGAAACAAGAG TTGCTAGACTCTCCAGCCTTACTAGATCTAGGACATGGTACCATCagatacagacacaatgatgtgAAGAAGGCAGAGGACAGCTCAACTCAGGATAAGAAGACAGGATACTTTTATCATCCCCGAATTGAGTTATCTTCTGCTG ACCCTGATGTTAACCCTGAAAGTGACTACAAGTGTTACTATGTGTTTAAGGGACCACCTAAGATGCAGGGAACAAAATTGTACTATGTGTATGGCAAGGGATTTGAT GCCAAGGATAGTGGACTACGTAAAGGACCAGTGAGACCTACTGGGAAGGGCTTCACATGGCCTAAAGAATATTTTCCTGCTAATTCAGTTTTCTACGATCTTCAAATTTTGTACCAAG CTGAGGATACAGCTGATGGAACAGATGATAACACCAGTGTTGATATGCTGGCTGAAGAGGGCAGTATGAATGATAACACTTTAAA ATTCACTCTACACAGTGATGATACTCTACTGACCCTAAAGGGTAAAATATCACTTCATAATGGACTACCATTATCACTTATCCATGTACAACATGATGGACAAGAAGTAAA AAGTGAAACTGTTGTTGGCAACTTGAGACCTTATGTAGAAAGGGGGTGGAACAGGTTTACCGTGTTGTTGACTCCTTCATAA
- the LOC136255340 gene encoding protein eyes shut homolog, with protein MNSWKLSISSLFAALLILAAFSEVSSQNCDPVMQFECQDGNCIPMILRCDNISDCVNGSDEFNCRECTSEEFQCNNTACLPISVRCNGESQCTDGSDEADCPIDNNCAASDTTPIQCDNGQCVSQFQLCDDVDDCGDNTDERDCDPCSPNVCENSGTCIKESSLNFTCQCPDTHFGPLCEHPSFCASMPCENGGNCSNIITLDGLSYLCECTNEFTGQNCTDIRTPCHPSPCENNGLCMEDTSGTTFTCDCPFGFTGDTCDIDIDECISDPCLNNATCVDLINEFVCECPNGFTGRQCQTNINDCVDNLCVNGRCIDLIDDFMCECDFGFTGTNCDMNIDNCDVDVCLNNGTCIDDIESFYCNCSVGFGGSSCELESSCMPQEDFCENSGLCVVLNSTETSCQCVNGFNGMFCENEVDECSPSPCHVLSTCVDQINDYNCICAPGYTGRNCTEDVDECGTEMPCQNDALCENEPGGFMCFCRRGFTDPLCSTNIDDCAMADPGCMNGATCIDEVAGFTCVCPMGFDGDLCEININDCIDEPCLNNGTCIDGINSYMCMCSPGYTSENCSVFMDDCDQEPCMNNGMCVNDPTPGSYMCECLDGYTGTHCETDINECSPDPCLNGATCMDGINQYDCLCDAGYTGVNCSVDIDDCSSMPCSNNGTCTDLVNGFNCTCMDGFTDPTCNTEILQCASDPCENNATCIEDGDGFICQCPMGYNGTSCEIDINECASSPCLNNATCLDEIGDYMCICTEGYTGRDCDVNIDDCIGNNCTNNAACVDQIGGFSCLCVPGFTGQFCELNINDCSNMTCENGGRCRDLVDDFECLCSNGFTGILCEEDINDCMPNPCANGGTCVDGIASFSCECPDRYTGNHCRIDILNCTLNPCLNNGTCIEANDTFSCNCPSGLTGTRCEVDIDECGNDPCMNGGTCNNTFGSFTCQCPNGFTGDLCEMDSCDLVVCLNNGTCVFETDGNFNCRCTPEFTGSLCETVINDCMPPPCDNGATCTDLLGVDTFNCTCASGFTGELCDVDIDDCHSDPCVSNATCIDGVDSFTCMCPVGFTGSDCEVNINDCSPGLCANGGTCIDGINSTTCMCAPGYTGVTCEQDINDCIPNPCTNGGTCADLLGGFNCSCADGYTGETCRENINDCDPNPCQNGNCLDGIDDFFCFCDAGYTGGLCDVNIDDCDPNPCLNEGTCTDLVNDFTCTCPSGFTGSTCDLGLTNCSTVQGCQNGGICTDLPDGFMCDCVLGYTGLLCETNIDDCANDACRNNATCFDGVNSYFCLCVEGFTGATCEVPRNNCDPNPCRNDATCIDIGTTFMCNCIFGFTGETCAFNINDCDPYPCENNGTCFDLVADFSCSCVAGFTSKTCDVNIDDCSPDPCQNNGTCSDLVDDFSCACVAGYTDKTCSTNINECSPDPCQNSAMCTDLVNDFSCECVPGFTDKNCSTNIDDCSPNPCENNGTCIDFINSFSCICLLGYTGPTCAVNIDDCTPNPCENNGTCIDSKNNFTCNCLAGFTDVLCSTNIDECSPDPCQNNATCFDLVNDFFCDCVAGFTDKTCATNIDDCSPNPCENNGTCSDLIDDFSCECVPGFADKNCSTNVDDCSPNPCENDGTCVDMINDFSCECVPGYTGPMCTIDIDECNPNPCENNGMCFDSTNDFMCECVPGFTDKNCSTNIDECSPDPCENGGMCNDLINDFTCDCVAGFTSKTCDVNIDDCSPDPCQNNGTCRDSVNDFSCDCVPGFTDKNCSFNIDDCSPNPCVNNGTCSDLVDGFSCDCVPGFTNETCNTNIDECDPNPCLSGGICKDGIDMYTCLCPPTHTGMNCEVNLGVCQLAPCENNSTCVDGELEGEYRCLCSLGFAGTNCTEDIDIRTPSFTGDSYLTFELLSNASITTTIDIAVRPNSSEGLVLYFAQSMEENAPYLSLSLEGGIPVFRYDSGSGLIEIRGGSRIDDDEWHVISISQDGEYGELQVDNMDTYTGFLQGSFPSLMLDGGLLYIGGVSNFSLINPPLPEGSGFIGCVAELQVNGQMLQLLEDNVEALAIGQCQSSACSYVQCLNGGTCVDQAMYSFMCQCVDGFVGQNCEMSNFTCAPDMCLFGGNCLERGNNFICQCPLGRNGRLCEEVINITTPSFGGDSYITFGPIRNASINLTISLYIRPTENDGLILFNSFSNLDFSEYVYFSLVDGFVEFGYDNGVGSEPVVIRSSSRLQLDEWHHIEVNKFGHNGSLIVNDDAPVYGYSFGALMSLNLGGNLWIGGTDGVADISSVTGTAGGFQGCIDQLTINDELIDLILDAEMGYGVGVCNFTLCHPNPCMNGGDCEDAGTNFFCNCPFPFTGALCGTSTINPCEDPLLCAAGATCVVAVNGIDYTCLCPVGASGERCDQIVEIANPFFNVTSHLRYRQLIGGRSTTSITITFYPAQADGLLLYSGDITKAIDFVSVSIVNSRIEFRYNLGSGNVRIVSDVVSLFEWHTVEARRSLQFGSLTIDNGVYYNGTSTGTTNQLDIIGFLYLGGVDTYSAVSRSIGASSGFTGCIDELIVNGRNYSIIGDSLSGGNIGECPTDPCALSPCMNGGTCTSDGNGRMFTCQCRFGFRGETCSNVTIIDVVYFTGNSYISYPSLNESFGNTRLYLEIKPNASDGLILYNGQTNGTEYISLSLSSGFVQFQYNLGSGTALIESRYQLDLNDWHIIEARRNGQSGMLTVNGVTTTGSSPGTETLLQLGGPLFIGGVEDFTMVYANNTEVGYAGCIRELRTSPNLDEVVDFIVDSTGGLNIEKCPSPDPCLSQPCMNGGTCTYDGERFNCLCTDQYTGAQCEELLCSENLCQNNGICIVETVADTQIQSCQCILPFAGDTCTEVVTFTHAQFGGDGYLQLSTDILTSRPRLSIGTSIFLSFVSTSINGLLFYIGPPAGVPGNYLSIGLNNGIVEYRFDLGSGAAVIRSPFLIAADSVHIVNATRIGQIGELSVDFRQTVQDSSPGDATQLDFYPTSVVYLGGSPDISLTSRGSYSTGHSGCIGDLLFGVSGMTTSFIPLVPVTGVQVTRCSN; from the exons ATGAATAGTTGGAAGCTATCAATCAGTTCGTTGTTTGCCGCGCTACTGATTTTGGCTGCTTTCAGCGAAG TTTCCAGCCAGAATTGTGATCCCGTCATGCAGTTTGAGTGTCAAGATGGTAATTGTATACCGATGATCCTCAGATGTGACAACATCAGCGACTGCGTAAATGGCTCGGATGAGTTTAACTGCAGAG AGTGTACAAGTGAGGAGTTCCAGTGTAACAACACAGCTTGTCTACCAATATCAGTACGGTGTAATGGTGAAAGTCAGTGTACTGATGGGTCTGATGAAGCAGATTGTCCAATTG ATAATAACTGTGCAGCCAGTGACACAACACCAATACAGTGTGACAATGGTCAGTGTGTATCCCAGTTTCAGTTGTGTGATGATGTGGATGATTGTGGAGACAATACTGATGAGAGGGACTGTG ATCCATGTTCACCAAACGTTTGTGAAAATTCTGGTACGTGTATAAAAGAGAGCAGTCTTAACTTTACTTGCCAATGTCCGGACACACATTTTGGGCCACTTTGTGAACACCCATCATTTTGTGCATCCATGCCTTGTGAGAATGGTGGAAATTGTTCAAATATTATCACACTTGATGGCCTATCATATCTTTGTGAATGCACCAATGAGTTTACAGGGCAAAATTGTACAGACATAAGAACTCCTTGTCATCCCAGTCCATGTGAGAACAATGGATTGTGCATGGAAGACACTAGTGGCACCACCTTTACATGTGATTGTCCATTTGGTTTCACTGGTGATACCTGCGATATAGATATTGACGAGTGTATCAGTGATCCTTGTTTGAATAATGCAACCTGTGTAGATCTAATTAATGAGTTTGTATGTGAATGTCCCAATGGTTTTACTGGACGTCAGTGTCAAACTAATATCAATGATTGTGTGGACAATCTTTGTGTCAATGGGCGCTGTATTGATTTGATTGATGATTTTATGTGCGAGTGTGATTTTGGATTTACTGGTACAAACTGTGATATGAACATTGACAATTGTGATGTTGATGTTTGCTTGAATAACGGCACATGTATTGATGACATTGAATCATTTTACTGTAACTGCTCAGTAGGATTTGGAGGGTCCAGTTGTGAACTAGAGTCTTCATGTATGCCACAAGAAGATTTCTGTGAGAACAGTGGACTGTGTGTGGTATTAAACAGCACGGAAACATCTTGTCAATGTGTAAATGGATTTAATGGGATGTTTTGTGAGAATGAAGTCGATGAATGTAGTCCATCTCCCTGTCATGTTTTGTCAACCTGTGTTGATCAAATAAATGACTACAATTGCATATGTGCCCCTGGTTACACTGGCAGAAATTGTACAGAAGACGTTGATGAGTGTGGAACTGAGATGCCCTGCCAAAATGATGCGCTATGTGAAAATGAGCCTGGAGGTTTTATGTGCTTCTGTAGAAGAGGTTTCACAGATCCCCTTTGTTCAACAAACATCGATGACTGTGCCATGGCTGATCCTGGCTGTATGAATGGAGCAACTTGTATAGATGAAGTAGCAGGCTTTACATGTGTATGTCCGATGGGTTTTGACGGTGACTTATGTGAGATCAATATCAACGATTGTATTGATGAACCTTGTCTTAACAATGGCACTTGTATAGATGGGATCAATagctacatgtgcatgtgttcaCCAGGGTATACCAGTGAGAATTGTAGTGTTTTCATGGACGACTGTGACCAGGAGCCATGTATGAACAATGGTATGTGTGTCAATGATCCTACTCCTGGGTCGTACATGTGTGAGTGTTTGGATGGCTATACTGGCACTCACTGTGAGACTGACATTAATGAATGTTCTCCAGACCCTTGTCTTAATGGTGCTACTTGTATGGATGGTATTAACCAGTATGATTGCCTGTGTGATGCTGGTTACACTGGTGTTAACTGTTCTGTTGATATTGATGATTGTTCCAGTATGCCCTGCAGTAACAATGGAACATGTACAGATCTGGTTAATGGTTTTAACTGCACCTGCATGGATGGCTTTACTGACCCTACTTGCAATACAGAGATTCTTCAATGTGCATCTGATCCTTGTGAGAATAATGCCACATGTATTGAAGATGGAGATGGGTTTATTTGTCAGTGTCCCATGGGATACAATGGTACCAGTTGTGAGATTGATATCAACGAGTGTGCTAGCAGTCCTTGTTTAAATAATGCAACCTGTTTAGATGAAATAGGTGACTATATGTGCATCTGTACTGAAGGATACACTGGTAGAGACTGTGATGTTAACATTGACGACTGCATTGGTAACAACTGTACTAACAATGCTGCATGTGTGGACCAAATAGGGGGGTTCTCCTGCTTGTGTGTTCCAGGATTTACTGGCCAGTTTTGTGAGCTTAATATCAATGATTGTAGTAATATGACATGTGAGAATGGAGGAAGATGCAGAGACCTGGTAGATGACTTTGAGTGCTTATGCTCCAATGGGTTCACTGGTATTCTGTGTGAAGAGGACATCAATGATTGCATGCCCAACCCTTGTGCAAATGGTGGTACATGTGTTGATGGAATTGCTTCTTTCAGTTGTGAATGTCCTGACCGGTATACAGGTAATCATTGCCGGATTGATATTTTGAACTGCACTCTTAACCCTTGTCTCAATAATGGAACATGCATTGAAGCAAATGACACATTTTCCTGTAATTGTCCTAGTGGGTTAACAGGAACTAGGTGCGAGGTAGATATTGATGAATGTGGAAATGATCCATGTATGAATGGAGGTACTTGCAATAACACATTTGGGAGCTTCACATGTCAGTGTCctaatggatttactggagacCTGTGTGAAATGGATAGTTGTGACCTCGTTGTTTGTTTGAATAATGGAACATGTGTTTTTGAGACGGATGGTAACTTCAATTGTAGGTGTACACCAGAGTTTACTGGCTCACTGTGTGAGACTGTTATTAATGATTGTATGCCACCTCCTTGTGATAATGGTGCAACATGCACAGACCTACTTGGGGTAGATACATTCAATTGTACTTGTGCTAGTGGCTTTACTGGTGAGCTTTGTGATGTAGATATTGATGACTGCCATTCAGACCCTTGTGTCAGCAATGCTACTTGTATTGACGGAGTTGATAGTTTCACATGCATGTGTCCAGTTGGGTTTACTGGATCAGATTGTGAAGTGAACATTAATGACTGCAGTCCTGGACTGTGTGCCAATGGAGGTACATGTATTGATGGCATCAACTCGACAACTTGTATGTGTGCTCCTGGCTACACTGGTGTCACATGTGAACAAGATATAAATGACTGTATACCTAACCCTTGCACCAATGGTGGGACCTGTGCGGACCTGTTGGGTGGCTTCAATTGCTCATGTGCAGATGGGTACACTGGAGAGACATGTCGTGAGAATAttaatgattgtgatcctaatccatGCCAGAATGGCAATTGCCTGGATGGTATCGATGACTTTTTCTGCTTTTGTGATGCTGGCTATACTGGGGGGCTATGTGATgttaacatagatgattgtgatcctaaccCGTGTCTCAATGAAGGCACCTGTACTGATCTTGTTAATGATTTCACTTGTACCTGCCCATCAGGTTTCACAGGGTCTACGTGTGATCTCGGCCTTACGAATTGCTCTACTGTTCAAGGCTGTCAGAATGGAGGTATTTGCACCGATCTTCCTGATGGGTTTATGTGTGATTGTGTATTGGGCTACACGGGCTTGCTGTGTGAAacaaatattgatgattgtgcAAATGATGCATGCCGAAACAATGCCACATGCTTTGATGGTGTGAACAGCTATTTTTGTCTATGTGTAGAAGGCTTCACTGGAGCCACTTGTGAAGTTCCACGTAACAACTGTGACCCCAATCCCTGTCGTAATGATGCTACCTGTATTGATATAGGAACAACATTTATGTGTAACTGTATTTTTGGCTTTACTGGAGAAACTTGTGCATTTAACATCAATGACTGTGACCCTTATCCCTGtgagaataatggaacttgtttTGACTTGGTAGCTGATTTctcttgtagctgtgtagctggCTTTACTAGCAAAACATGTGATGTAAACATTGATGATTGTAGTCCTGACCCTTGtcagaataatggaacttgtagtGATTTAGTGGATGACTTCTCTTGTGCTTGTGTAGCTGGCTACACTGATAAAACCTGCTCTACTAACATCAATGAGTGCAGCCCTGATCCATGCCAGAACAGTGCAATGTGTACTGATTTAGTAAATGACTTCTCTTGCGAATGTGTGCCTGGTTTTACTGACAAAAACTGTTCAACTAATATTGATGACTGTAGCCCCAACCCTTGTGAGAATAATGGCACTTGTATTGATTTTATAAATAGCTTTTCATGTATATGTTTACTAGGCTATACGGGACCAACATGTGCCGTCAATATTGATGACTGCACTCCTAATCCTTGTGAGAATAATGGGACATGTATTGACTCAAAGAACAACTTTACATGTAACTGTTTGGCTGGTTTTACTGATGTCCTATGCTCTACTAATATTGACGAATGTAGTCCTGACCCTTGCCAGAATAATGCAACTTGTTTTGATTTAGTAAATGATTTCTTTTGTGACTGTGTAGCCGGCTTTACTGATAAAACATGTGCTACTAACATTGATGATTGCAGTCCCAATccttgtgagaacaatggaacATGTTCTGATTTGATAGATGACTTCTCTTGTGAATGTGTACCTGGTTTTGCAGACAAAAACTGCTCAACTAACGTTGATGACTGTAGTCCCAACCCTTGTGAGAATGATGGAACCTGTGTTGACATGATAAATGACTTTTCTTGCGAATGCGTTCCCGGTTATACAGGACCAATGTGTACGATTGACATTGATGAATGCAATCCTAACCCTTGTGAGAACAACGGAATGTGCTTTGATTCGACAAATGATtttatgtgtgagtgtgtaccTGGTTTTACTGATAAAAACTGCTCTACTAATATTGATGAATGTAGCCCTGATCCTTGTGAAAATGGCGGAATGTGTAATGATTTAATAAATGACTTCACCTGTGACTGTGTAGCTGGCTTTACTAGCAAAACATGTGATGTAAACATTGATGATTGTAGTCCTGATCCTTGCCAGAACAATGGAACATGTAGAGACTCAGTAAATGATTTCTCTTGTGATTGTGTACCTGGTTTTACTGACAAAAACTGCTCCTTTAACATTGATGATTGTAGCCCCAATCCCTGTGTGAACAATGGAACTTGCAGTGATTTAGTGGATGGTTTCTCATGTGATTGTGTTCCTGGGTTTACAAATGAGACCTGCAATACAAACATTGATGAGTGTGATCCCAATCCTTGTCTTAGTGGTGGAATATGTAAGGATGGTATAGACATGTACACTTGTTTGTGTCCCCCAACACATACTGGAATGAATTGTGAGGTGAACCTTGGTGTGTGCCAACTTGCTCCTTGTGAGAATAACTCCACTTGTGTTGATGGTGAACTTGAGGGTGAATACCGATGTCTGTGTTCTTTAGGATTTGCAGGAACTAACTGCACTGAAG ATATTGATATAAGAACACCATCTTTCACTGGAGATTCATATTTAACATTTGAACTGCTTTCTAATGCTTCAATTACCACTACCATTGATATTGCAGTTAGACCAAACTCTTCTGAAGGATTAGTACTTTATTTTGCACAATCCATGGAAGAAAATGCTCCATATTTGTCCTTGTCCTTAGAAGGAGGTATCCCAGTGTTTAGATATGACTCAGGTTCGGGGCTCATAGAAATCAGGGGAGGATCCCGTATTGATGATGATGAGTGGCATGTTATCAGTATCAGTCAAGATGGTGAATATGGTGAACTACAAGTGGACAACATGGATACATACACAGGATTTTTACAAGGAAGTTTCCCTAGTTTGATGTTGGATGGTGGTTTGCTCTACATCGGTGGTGTCAGTAATTTTAGTCTTATCAATCCTCCGCTACCAGAGGGATCAGGGTTTATAGGCTGTGTTGCAGAACTACAAGTCAATGGGCAAATGTTACAACTACTTGAGGATAATGTAGAAGCCTTAGCTATTGGCCAGTGTCAAAGTTCAGCATGTAGTTATGTGCAGTGTCTCAATGGAGGAACTTGTGTTGATCAGGCTATGTATTCCTTTATGTGTCAATGTGTTGATGGGTTTGTTGGACAAAACTGTGAAATGTCTAACTTCACTTGTGCTCCTGATATGTGTCTGTTTGGAGGAAACTGTCTGGAACGAGGGAATAATTTTATTTGTCAGTGTCCTCTTGGGAGGAATGGAAGATTATGTGAAGAAG TTATAAATATCACTACTCCTTCATTTGGTGGAGACTCCTACATCACATTTGGTCCCATCCGCAATGCCAGCATTAATCTGACTATATCACTGTACATTAGACCCACTGAAAACGATGGCTTAATTTTATTCAACTCATTTTCAAATTTGGACTTCAGTGAGTATGTATACTTCTCCCTTGTTGATGGATTTGTGGAGTTTGGCTATGACAATGGGGTAGGCAGTGAACCAGTTGTTATCAGGAGTAGCAGTCGACTACAGTTGGATGAATGGCATCATATTGAAGTGAACAAGTTTGGACACAATGGGTCTCTCATTGTCAATGACGATGCTCCAGTTTATGGCTACTCTTTTGGAGCTCTGATGTCACTAAATCTTGGAGGGAACCTCTGGATTGGTGGGACAGATGGAGTTGCAGACATTTCTAGTGTCACAGGTACAGCTGGTGGTTTTCAAGGCTGTATTGATCAGTTAACCATCAACGATGAGCTAATAGACTTGATATTAGATGCTGAAATGGGCTATGGTGTTGGAGTATGTAATTTTACCCTCTGTCaccctaatccttgtatgaatggtggtGACTGTGAAGACGCTGGAACTAATTTCTTCTGCAATTGCCCATTCCCCTTCACTGGTGCATTGTGTGGAACATCCACCATCAATCCGTGTGAGGACCCTCTACTGTGTGCAGCTGGTGCTACATGTGTGGTTGCTGTCAATGGAATAGACTATACTTGTTTGTGTCCTGTTGGTGCTAGTGGAGAGAGATGTGACCAAA TTGTTGAGATTGCAAATCCATTTTTCAATGTGACTTCTCATCTACGCTATCGTCAGCTCATTGGTGGCAGATCTACAACATCAATAACAATCACATTCTACCCTGCACAAGCTGATGGACTATTGCTGTATTCTGGTGACATTACTAAAGCCATTGACTTTGTATCAGTTAGTATAGTAAACTCACGTATTGAATTCAGATATAACCTTGGGTCGGGTAATGTACGTATTGTCAGTGATGTGGTCAGCTTGTTTGAATGGCATACAGTGGAGGCCAGACGTTCCTTACAGTTTGGGTCTCTCACCATTGATAATGGTGTATATTACAATGGAACATCAACTGGTACAACAAATCAACTGGACATCATAGGATTTCTGTATCTTGGAGGCGTTGATACTTACTCTGCTGTGTCCAGATCAATTGGAGCTAGTTCTGGATTCACCGGCTGTATAGATGAGTTGATA GTGAATGGTAGGAATTATAGTATAATTGGTGACTCCTTGTCTGGTGGGAACATTGGTGAGTGCCCCACTGACCCTTGTGCACTGTCTCCCTGTATGAATGGTGGAACATGTACCAGTGATGGCAATGGCAGGATGTTCACCTGTCAGTGCAGGTTTGGATTTAGAGGAGAGACCTGCTCCAATG TGACCATCATCGATGTGGTGTACTTCACTGGCAATTCCTACATCTCTTACCCCAGTCTCAATGAGAGCTTCGGCAATACAAGACTTTATTTAGAGATCAAACCAAATGCTTCAGATGGATTAATCTTGTACAACGGGCAAACAAATGGGACTGAGTATATTTCATTGAGTCTATCGTCTGGGTTTGTTCAGTTTCAGTACAACTTGGGCAGTGGGACAGCATTGATAGAAAGTAGATATCAACTGGACTTGAATGACTGGCATATCATTGAAGCAAGAAGAAATGGACAATCTGGGATGTTGACAGTAAATGGTGTTACTACCACAGGATCATCACCAGGGACTGAGACCTTGCTGCAGCTTGGTGGCCCCTTGTTCATAGGTGGTGTAGAAGACTTTACAATGGTCTATGCTAATAACACTGAAGTTGGGTATGCTGGATGTATCAGGGAGCTGAGAACTAGCCCCAACCTTGATGAAGTGGTTGATTTCATAGTAGACTCTACTGGTGGCCTGAACATTGAGAAATGTCCGAGTCCTGATCCATGCCTCAGCCAGCCTTGCATGAATGGTGGTACGTGTACGTATGATGGTGAACGCTTCAATTGTCTGTGTACTGATCAGTACACTGGTGCACAGTGTGAGGAACTACTGTGCTCAGAAAATCTCTGCCAGAACAATGGAATATGTATTGTAGAAACTGTAGCTGACACACAAATACAATCCTGCCAGTGTATTCTGCCATTTGCTGGTGACACTTGTACTGAAG TTGTGACCTTCACACATGCTCAGTTTGGAGGAGATGGTTACTTGCAGCTCTCAACTGATATACTCACATCTCGACCACG tCTGTCAATTGGGACTTCAATCTTCCTTTCTTTTGTATCAACTTCTATCAATGGTTTGCTCTTTTATATTGGACCG CCTGCAGGCGTTCCTGGTAACTATCTATCGATTGGCTTAAATAATGGCATTGTAGAGTACAG ATTTGATTTGGGTTCTGGTGCAGCTGTCATTAGATCACCATTCCTAATAGCTGCGGATAGTGTCCATATAGTCAATGCAACAAG AATAGGACAAATAGGTGAGCTGTCAGTCGACTTTCGTCAAACAGTCCAGGATTCTTCCCCTGGTGATGCTACTCAACTAGACTTCTATCCAACGAGTGTAGTATATTTAG GAGGGTCCCCAGACATCTCACTGACATCAAGAGGATCCTATTCCACTGGTCATAGTGGATGTATTGGTGATTTACTTTTTGGTGTCAGTGGTATGACCACTTCATTCATCCCATTGGTACCAGTGACTGGTGTACAAGTTACCAGATGTAGTAACTAA